One window from the genome of Diabrotica virgifera virgifera chromosome 6, PGI_DIABVI_V3a encodes:
- the LOC126886272 gene encoding 52 kDa repressor of the inhibitor of the protein kinase-like: MGVIKEVCAFFHKSAKRTEVLKLTITECCPEQKKKKLISLCETRWVERHDSVLLFKELLEPVSLSLLKIEEESSDSAPKAHALGSSITQFQFLVNTFVLSHMLSKTHNLSENLQKKNLDLTQAVKNVSNVLDLLSQERENADNNFKVLYSQIQERADKLKIKEEVPRICRLQTARNNVPYSTQEEYYRRAVYLPYLDDFCNSLKERFEFHKETVASLQNILPEFCIKTDFCALEPAFNSYEEDLSHKEVVESEFMLWKERWSQEKYENLSKSAVSSLEKCDQDFFPNIYVLLKLLAVLPVSVATVERSFSSLRRLKTYLRNSTSENRLNGLALLSIHRDFAISNEEVLDKFASVPRNLDFVL; encoded by the coding sequence ATGGGCGTTATTAAAGAAGTCTGCGCATTCTTCCATAAGTCAGCCAAAAGAACTGAAGTATTAAAATTAACCATTACTGAATGTTGTCCtgaacaaaagaaaaagaaacttATTTCTTTATGTGAAACAAGATGGGTGGAGAGGCATGACTCGGTGCTTTTATTTAAGGAACTATTGGAACCCGTCAGTCTTTCCCTTCTGAAAATTGAAGAAGAATCAAGTGACTCAGCGCCTAAGGCACACGCTCTAGGTAGTTCTATCACTCAATTTCAATTTCttgtaaatacttttgttttgaGCCATATGCTGTCTAAAACACATAACTTATCTGAGAATCTTCAAAAAAAGAACTTAGATCTCACACAGGCTGTGAAAAATGTTTCGAATGTCTTAGATCTGCTTTCACAAGAAAGGGAAAATGCCGATAACAACTTTAAAGTCCTGTATAGTCAAATACAGGAGCGGGCTGACAAACTTAAGATTAAAGAGGAGGTTCCTAGAATTTGCCGCCTTCAAACAGCCCGCAACAACGTTCCATACAGTACCCAAGAAGAGTACTATCGCCGAGCTGTTTATTTACCTTACCTAGACGATTTTTGCAATTCGCTGAAGGAACGCTTTGAGTTTCACAAGGAAACAGTTGCATCCTTACAAAACATCCTTCCAGAATTTTGTATCAAAACTGATTTCTGTGCATTGGAACCTGCTTTCAATTCCTATGAAGAGGATTTGTCCCATAAAGAGGTTGTGGAAAGCGAGTTCATGCTGTGGAAAGAAAGGTGGAGCCAAGAGAAGTATGAAAATCTTTCCAAGTCAGCCGTAAGCTCTCTTGAAAAATGTGACCAAGATTTCTTCCCAAACATTTATGTTCTATTAAAACTGCTAGCAGTTCTGCCTGTTTCTGTGGCAACCGTGGAAAGATCGTTCTCAAGTTTAAGAAGGCTAAAAACATACTTGAGAAATAGCACTTCGGAAAATAGGCTTAATGGGCTAGCGTTGCTTTCAATCCACAGAGACTTTGCAATAAGCAATGAAGAAGTTCTTGACAAGTTTGCGAGTGTACCAAGAAACCTTGATTTTGTGTTgtaa